One Halolamina litorea genomic window carries:
- a CDS encoding rhomboid family intramembrane serine protease, translating to MALPPVVPLQFGALPTQLQRVFVVVALLAGAAVALGLDDGRLYTRLRERFVLGVPWGTLVTVLGVLAVYLFLQGGYWHWRRPLVIPFRAWSYLEPLGMLVAGFAHAGPGHLLGNLFGALTLAPIVEYTIGHYPSDERAVDAAPPSALPGRLAAAWRTPWVRAFVVLPLAVAALGVLLTLFTIGAVIGFSGVVFAFAGFALVRYPLATVLALVASDVLNLLYNALQNPTITASGRSRFVTPWWADIAIQGHAIGLLAGVVCCVLLLRARDESLPSATRLWAGALLLATSQSLWAVYWYRGSTEYVLFRAVGLGIVALASILIVVAVAGPERPLWSFTDRQSSPEDPTGTTDGGDPASPDDPSSDAGPIDDGGEGGPAKDYGDPEEDPPGEQRLRDLSARQVGLASLIVMAALLSGPAVAVNLVATDGGLPGEPTTVRGYEVTYAEGIPDGLVSAIPFTAFGETTQVTTSGVIVANDDRQIWQTVVPKGRLAANGRATVVVGGVGWRDSVTAIRQGWTAVGGGTAYRVALDDGDERRTVYLSGAAQADPRIAGQNVSVAAGADSFYLLVTHENTTLREPLPGRNESVTVRNVTFRGDGSRVVAFHEGTRVTVLRAERYN from the coding sequence ATGGCTCTCCCGCCGGTGGTCCCGCTGCAGTTCGGGGCGCTTCCGACCCAACTTCAGCGCGTGTTCGTGGTCGTCGCGCTCCTCGCCGGCGCCGCCGTCGCGCTGGGACTCGACGACGGCCGACTCTACACCCGCCTCCGCGAGCGGTTCGTCCTCGGCGTCCCGTGGGGGACGCTCGTCACCGTCCTCGGCGTCCTCGCGGTGTATCTCTTCCTTCAGGGCGGCTACTGGCACTGGCGCCGCCCCTTAGTGATCCCGTTCCGCGCGTGGTCGTACCTCGAACCGCTCGGGATGCTCGTCGCCGGGTTCGCCCACGCCGGGCCGGGCCACCTGCTCGGGAACCTCTTCGGCGCGCTCACGCTCGCTCCCATCGTCGAGTACACCATCGGCCACTACCCGAGCGACGAACGCGCCGTCGACGCCGCGCCGCCGTCGGCGCTCCCCGGCCGTCTCGCCGCCGCCTGGCGAACGCCGTGGGTCCGTGCGTTCGTCGTACTTCCCCTCGCCGTCGCCGCCCTCGGGGTCCTGCTGACGCTGTTCACGATCGGTGCCGTCATCGGCTTCTCAGGCGTCGTGTTCGCGTTCGCCGGCTTCGCGCTGGTGCGCTACCCGCTGGCGACGGTACTGGCGCTGGTGGCATCCGACGTGCTGAACCTCCTCTACAACGCGCTCCAGAACCCGACGATCACGGCGTCGGGGCGGTCACGGTTCGTCACGCCGTGGTGGGCCGACATCGCCATCCAGGGCCACGCCATCGGCCTGCTCGCCGGCGTGGTCTGCTGTGTGCTGTTGCTCCGCGCCCGGGACGAGTCGCTCCCCTCGGCGACACGGCTCTGGGCGGGCGCCCTGCTACTCGCGACCAGCCAGTCGCTCTGGGCGGTCTACTGGTACCGCGGCAGCACCGAGTACGTGCTGTTCCGTGCGGTCGGTCTGGGCATCGTCGCGCTGGCGTCGATCCTCATCGTCGTCGCCGTCGCCGGCCCGGAGCGCCCGCTGTGGTCGTTCACCGACCGACAATCCAGCCCCGAGGACCCGACTGGAACCACCGACGGCGGTGATCCAGCCTCGCCCGACGACCCAAGTAGTGACGCCGGGCCCATCGACGACGGCGGGGAGGGTGGACCCGCCAAGGATTACGGCGACCCCGAGGAAGACCCTCCGGGCGAGCAACGACTCCGGGACCTCTCGGCCCGACAGGTCGGACTCGCCTCGCTCATCGTCATGGCGGCGCTGCTCTCCGGGCCCGCCGTCGCGGTGAACCTCGTCGCAACCGACGGGGGGCTCCCGGGCGAGCCGACGACCGTCCGGGGCTACGAGGTCACCTACGCCGAGGGCATCCCCGACGGCCTCGTGTCGGCGATACCCTTCACCGCGTTCGGGGAGACCACGCAGGTCACCACGTCCGGGGTGATCGTGGCCAACGACGACCGGCAGATCTGGCAGACCGTCGTCCCGAAGGGCCGCCTCGCCGCGAACGGCCGGGCGACCGTCGTCGTCGGCGGCGTGGGCTGGCGCGACAGCGTGACCGCGATCCGCCAGGGGTGGACCGCCGTCGGCGGCGGCACCGCCTACCGCGTCGCGCTCGACGACGGCGACGAACGCCGGACGGTGTACCTCTCCGGGGCCGCACAGGCCGACCCGCGCATCGCCGGACAGAACGTCTCGGTCGCGGCCGGCGCCGACTCGTTCTACCTGCTCGTCACGCACGAGAACACCACGCTCCGGGAGCCGCTACCGGGGAGAAACGAGTCGGTAACGGTTCGGAACGTGACGTTCCGCGGCGACGGGAGCCGGGTCGTCGCGTTCCACGAGGGGACGCGAGTGACGGTGCTGCGGGCCGAACGCTACAACTGA
- the surE gene encoding 5'/3'-nucleotidase SurE produces MSEPRILVTNDDGIESPGFRALYEALEEVGDPVAVAPYSNQSAVGRARSFEATVHDYDLGYAVEGTPVDCVIAGLEALCPDADMVVAGCNKGANLGSYVMGRSGTVSAAVEATFFDVPAIAVSQYVPTNDDEEFEHVTPPKEAYKDACDAAAYLVDAATGDGDVFAEADYLNVNAPAPDDSLARPPMRITEPSPLYAMSAKFDGEEIRLEDNVWQRMQNGDIPDEEGTDRRAVVDGEISVSPLTAPHTVERHERLDDLAAAYTGDRATQL; encoded by the coding sequence ATGAGCGAGCCACGCATTCTGGTGACCAACGACGACGGTATCGAGAGCCCGGGGTTCCGGGCGCTCTACGAGGCGCTGGAGGAGGTCGGGGACCCGGTCGCGGTCGCCCCCTACTCGAACCAGAGCGCCGTCGGCCGCGCGCGCTCCTTCGAGGCGACGGTCCACGACTACGACCTCGGCTACGCCGTCGAGGGGACGCCCGTTGACTGCGTCATCGCCGGCCTCGAAGCGCTCTGTCCCGACGCGGACATGGTCGTCGCCGGCTGTAACAAGGGCGCGAACCTCGGCTCCTACGTGATGGGCCGGTCGGGAACCGTCTCGGCGGCCGTCGAGGCGACGTTCTTCGACGTGCCCGCTATCGCAGTGTCCCAGTACGTGCCGACGAACGACGACGAGGAGTTCGAACACGTCACCCCGCCGAAGGAGGCCTACAAGGACGCTTGTGACGCCGCCGCCTACCTGGTCGACGCCGCAACCGGGGACGGGGACGTGTTCGCGGAGGCAGACTACCTGAACGTCAACGCCCCCGCCCCGGACGACAGCCTTGCGCGACCCCCGATGCGGATCACCGAGCCCTCGCCGCTGTACGCCATGAGCGCCAAGTTCGACGGCGAGGAGATCCGACTGGAGGACAACGTCTGGCAGCGCATGCAGAACGGCGACATCCCCGACGAGGAGGGGACCGACCGCCGGGCGGTCGTCGACGGCGAGATCAGCGTCTCGCCGCTGACGGCGCCCCACACCGTCGAGCGCCACGAGCGCCTCGACGACCTCGCGGCCGCCTACACGGGCGACCGAGCGACTCAGTTGTAG
- a CDS encoding MFS transporter — protein MVSLAQSVAAARDEFQGNGRGWSVVAIALGWAAIVGTMLSVPAALPFVRAEFTLTNAEAGLAVTAMWLVYGACQFPAGLLTDRVGERRMLLGSMALGAVVVAAVSLSGTFPMFAASAALFGVVGGLFATPRVTLLSRQFPDNSGTAIGAVMAVGNAGSSILPAGVGLLAAAATWRAGFGAAVPLFIVALVGVWFVIPAREPTEPDEDTTPLGELLPRVLAAVRDREILLVTAAVTLTFFTFQGMTAFLTTYLVDEKAIGEGTAALLYGGLFAVAAVTQPVAGRIADRTNERIVLVAITAAYAVLLAALVMSGQRLLLGAVVVLLGTQRGATPVATAYLAAALPEDIRGGGYGLLRTVFTTVSSSAAVAIGVFADADLFDAAFLLLAVMAVVATGCYLLLPSPSAEL, from the coding sequence ATGGTCAGTCTCGCACAGAGTGTTGCGGCCGCCCGCGACGAGTTCCAAGGCAACGGCCGCGGCTGGTCGGTGGTCGCCATCGCCCTCGGCTGGGCGGCCATCGTCGGGACGATGCTCTCGGTGCCGGCCGCGCTCCCGTTCGTCCGCGCGGAGTTCACGTTGACCAACGCCGAGGCGGGACTCGCGGTCACCGCGATGTGGCTGGTCTACGGCGCCTGTCAGTTCCCGGCGGGCCTGCTCACCGACCGGGTCGGTGAGCGCCGGATGCTGCTCGGGTCGATGGCGCTGGGTGCCGTGGTCGTCGCCGCCGTTTCGCTCTCGGGGACGTTCCCGATGTTCGCCGCGAGCGCCGCGCTGTTCGGCGTGGTCGGCGGGCTGTTCGCCACGCCGCGGGTGACGCTGCTCTCCCGGCAGTTCCCCGACAACAGCGGCACCGCCATCGGCGCCGTGATGGCGGTCGGAAACGCCGGGTCGTCGATCCTCCCGGCCGGGGTCGGCCTGCTCGCGGCGGCGGCGACGTGGCGCGCCGGCTTCGGGGCGGCGGTTCCGCTGTTCATCGTGGCCCTCGTCGGCGTCTGGTTCGTCATCCCCGCCCGCGAACCGACCGAGCCCGACGAGGACACGACGCCCCTCGGCGAACTGCTCCCGCGCGTGCTCGCGGCCGTTCGGGACCGGGAGATCCTGCTGGTGACCGCCGCGGTCACGCTCACGTTCTTCACCTTCCAGGGGATGACGGCGTTTCTCACCACCTACCTCGTCGACGAGAAGGCGATCGGCGAGGGGACCGCGGCGCTCCTCTACGGCGGCCTGTTCGCCGTCGCCGCGGTCACCCAACCGGTCGCGGGCCGGATCGCCGACCGAACCAACGAACGGATCGTCTTGGTGGCGATCACGGCCGCCTACGCCGTCCTGCTCGCGGCGCTCGTGATGAGCGGCCAGCGACTCCTGCTCGGGGCCGTCGTCGTCCTGCTGGGGACCCAACGGGGGGCGACGCCGGTGGCGACGGCGTACCTCGCTGCGGCGCTCCCCGAGGATATCCGGGGCGGCGGCTACGGCCTGCTCCGGACCGTCTTCACCACCGTCTCCTCGTCGGCCGCGGTGGCCATCGGCGTCTTCGCGGACGCGGACCTGTTCGACGCCGCGTTCCTCCTGCTTGCGGTGATGGCCGTGGTTGCGACGGGCTGTTACCTGCTGCTGCCGTCGCCGTCGGCAGAGCTTTGA
- a CDS encoding DUF4112 domain-containing protein → MTDEIAAAFDGIDPAGVPESVDRAALERMRTVAMALDESIRLPVVEYRIGLDPLLSAIPGIGDALSAGISLYIVAESARLGVSFTTLLEMLARVGVDVAGGSIPVVGPVFDAVYKSNKWNLEAALDDLVPESDDGDDEAVTIPVTTPE, encoded by the coding sequence ATGACCGACGAGATAGCGGCGGCGTTCGACGGTATCGACCCGGCCGGCGTGCCCGAATCGGTCGACCGCGCGGCGCTCGAACGAATGCGGACGGTCGCGATGGCGCTGGACGAGTCGATCCGGCTGCCGGTCGTGGAGTACCGGATCGGCCTCGACCCGCTGCTGTCGGCGATCCCCGGGATCGGCGACGCGCTCAGCGCCGGGATCTCGCTGTACATCGTCGCCGAGTCCGCTCGGCTGGGCGTCTCGTTCACGACGCTGCTGGAGATGCTCGCCCGTGTCGGCGTCGACGTCGCCGGCGGCTCCATCCCGGTCGTCGGCCCGGTGTTCGACGCGGTGTACAAATCGAACAAGTGGAACCTCGAAGCCGCGCTGGACGACCTCGTCCCCGAGAGCGACGACGGCGACGACGAGGCGGTGACGATTCCGGTGACCACGCCGGAGTGA
- a CDS encoding HAD-IIA family hydrolase: MSYSGAILDVDGTVVRGETLLPGAADGLAALDSRSIPKLFVSNNPTKAPPAYAEKLGAAGVEADPEQIITAGTSTVAYLEREHPGQTVFLVGESGVREQLTEAGFEVRIGGHEEGDGDAAASDADVAVVSIDRAFDYETLTRASRTIRAGDLPIVGTDPDAVIPAPGGDVPGSGAMIAAVSGTAERDPDAVLGKPHPITRALALDRLGCAPEDCLVVGDRLDTDIALGADAGMTTVLVRSGVTDDARLARSDVTPDYVVDDLSGIEGLLDGEERDPPRDP, from the coding sequence GTGAGCTACTCCGGCGCCATCCTCGACGTGGACGGGACGGTCGTACGCGGCGAGACGCTCCTGCCCGGCGCCGCCGACGGACTGGCGGCGCTCGACAGCCGCTCGATCCCGAAACTGTTCGTCTCCAACAACCCCACGAAGGCACCGCCGGCCTACGCCGAGAAGCTCGGGGCGGCGGGCGTGGAGGCCGACCCCGAGCAGATCATCACCGCCGGTACGAGCACGGTCGCGTACCTCGAACGCGAGCACCCGGGGCAGACGGTGTTTCTCGTCGGCGAGTCGGGGGTCCGCGAGCAGTTGACCGAGGCGGGCTTCGAGGTCCGGATCGGTGGCCACGAGGAGGGAGACGGCGACGCAGCCGCGAGCGACGCCGACGTGGCGGTGGTCTCCATCGACCGAGCCTTCGACTACGAGACGCTCACGCGGGCGTCACGGACGATCCGGGCGGGCGACCTCCCGATCGTTGGCACCGACCCCGACGCCGTGATTCCGGCACCGGGGGGCGACGTTCCCGGCTCGGGCGCGATGATCGCTGCCGTTTCCGGGACCGCCGAGCGCGACCCCGACGCCGTGCTCGGGAAGCCCCACCCGATCACTCGTGCCCTCGCCCTCGACCGACTGGGCTGTGCCCCCGAGGACTGTCTCGTCGTCGGCGACCGCCTCGATACGGACATCGCGCTGGGCGCCGACGCAGGGATGACGACCGTCCTCGTCCGCTCCGGTGTGACCGACGACGCCCGACTCGCGCGGTCGGACGTGACCCCCGACTACGTCGTCGACGACCTCTCGGGGATCGAGGGGCTGCTCGACGGCGAGGAGCGGGACCCGCCTCGTGATCCGTGA